A portion of the Leptospira mtsangambouensis genome contains these proteins:
- a CDS encoding PAS domain S-box protein has product MTLVADKSILLVEDEALLAMFEKNQLEQGGYLVTHVTNGENAIQLVIREEKPFDLILMDIDLGRGLDGTQTATEILNHREIPVVFLSSHTERDIVKKTETITSYGYVVKNSGFTVLDASIKMAFKLFEANELTKSKKEHLETVLHSIGDGVIATDSDGKIIRMNPIAEKLTGWTHDDAVGLEINRVFRIVNVKTRALVENPVDKVLRTNSIVGLANHTVLLSKDGSEYQISDSGSPIKDLNGDTRGVVLVFRDITAEYNVQSHIAKQANMLNNVLDAVIGTDFNHRINYWNKAAEKIYLWKAEEVMGKSVLDVLHTDYLSLTADHVIEKVNLEGSFIGEVVQFAKDGNIRNIEINQVLLNDESDLPIGYIAVGRDISERLNAMNHIRESEAKLTQIIESAMDAIISIDQSKKIILFNGAAEKMFGYQASEIIGQPLDGLVPLGFRNQHESHIDSFSKTGVSRRAMGALGEIRGLRSNGEEFPIEASISQISVKGEKLFTVILRDVSVRNLSESKIQKLLHEKENILKEIHHRVKNNMSSIFTLLTLQARAQSESNVQTILYEAAGRIKSMIVLYDKLYHSETDNSVSLQDYFPAIFTEIVNIFPKVVEVKMDILEEPIELNAKLLSSLGIILNELITNSMKHAFGEITNAEIGLRIFREGKKIFLEYSDNGVGIPESISFDHSPGFGLQLIGMLVDQIEGKISIVRNPMSKFLLELSV; this is encoded by the coding sequence ATGACTCTAGTCGCTGATAAATCCATCTTGCTTGTGGAGGATGAAGCCCTCCTGGCAATGTTTGAGAAAAACCAATTAGAACAAGGTGGTTATCTCGTCACCCATGTTACAAATGGTGAAAATGCCATTCAATTGGTCATCCGTGAAGAAAAACCTTTCGATCTAATTCTTATGGACATAGATCTCGGAAGAGGGTTGGACGGTACACAAACTGCTACAGAAATTTTAAACCATAGAGAAATCCCTGTTGTATTTCTTTCTTCTCATACAGAGAGAGATATCGTTAAAAAAACAGAAACAATTACATCATATGGTTATGTGGTTAAAAACTCTGGATTTACTGTACTTGATGCTTCTATTAAAATGGCGTTCAAACTTTTTGAAGCTAATGAATTAACGAAAAGTAAAAAAGAACATCTAGAGACAGTCTTGCATTCAATTGGTGATGGTGTCATCGCCACAGATAGTGATGGAAAAATCATTCGAATGAATCCTATTGCCGAAAAACTGACTGGTTGGACGCATGATGATGCAGTGGGACTTGAAATAAATCGAGTATTCAGAATTGTGAATGTAAAGACCAGGGCTTTAGTAGAAAATCCTGTTGATAAAGTCCTACGAACCAACTCAATCGTAGGACTTGCAAATCATACGGTCCTACTTTCTAAAGATGGATCAGAATACCAAATTTCTGATTCAGGATCTCCCATAAAAGATTTAAATGGTGATACGAGAGGGGTTGTACTTGTCTTTCGTGATATCACTGCAGAATACAATGTACAAAGCCATATTGCGAAACAGGCAAATATGTTGAATAATGTATTGGATGCTGTAATCGGAACTGATTTTAATCATCGAATCAACTATTGGAACAAAGCTGCGGAGAAAATTTATCTTTGGAAAGCTGAAGAAGTGATGGGAAAATCCGTTTTAGATGTTCTGCATACGGATTATCTTAGCCTAACAGCTGATCATGTCATAGAAAAAGTAAATTTGGAAGGCAGTTTTATTGGAGAAGTAGTTCAGTTTGCAAAGGATGGTAACATCCGAAATATTGAAATCAACCAAGTTCTGTTAAACGATGAAAGTGATTTGCCGATTGGTTACATTGCAGTAGGAAGAGATATTTCTGAACGCTTGAATGCTATGAATCATATCAGAGAATCAGAAGCAAAACTCACTCAAATCATTGAATCTGCAATGGATGCAATCATCAGCATTGATCAATCTAAAAAGATCATTCTTTTTAATGGAGCTGCGGAAAAAATGTTTGGATACCAAGCTTCGGAAATCATTGGACAACCCTTAGATGGTTTGGTACCACTCGGATTTCGAAACCAACATGAAAGCCATATTGATTCATTTTCTAAAACAGGAGTGAGTCGTCGAGCTATGGGAGCTCTTGGTGAAATTCGCGGGCTTCGATCTAATGGAGAAGAGTTTCCCATCGAAGCATCCATTTCACAAATTTCAGTAAAAGGTGAAAAATTATTCACTGTGATCCTAAGAGATGTTAGTGTTCGAAATTTATCAGAATCAAAAATTCAAAAACTATTACATGAAAAGGAAAACATACTGAAAGAAATTCACCATCGTGTGAAAAATAATATGAGTTCCATCTTTACGCTTTTAACTCTACAGGCAAGGGCTCAGTCGGAAAGTAATGTACAAACCATTCTATACGAAGCGGCAGGTCGTATCAAAAGTATGATTGTATTGTATGATAAATTGTATCATTCGGAAACTGATAACTCAGTCTCATTACAGGACTATTTTCCGGCAATTTTCACAGAAATCGTAAACATCTTCCCAAAAGTTGTAGAAGTAAAGATGGATATTTTGGAAGAGCCAATTGAACTAAATGCAAAACTTCTTTCTTCCCTTGGGATCATCCTGAACGAACTCATTACTAATTCAATGAAACATGCGTTTGGAGAAATAACAAATGCAGAAATTGGGCTAAGAATTTTTCGTGAAGGTAAAAAGATATTTTTAGAATACTCTGATAACGGAGTGGGGATACCTGAATCAATTTCATTCGATCACTCACCTGGGTTCGGATTACAATTGATTGGGATGCTTGTTGATCAGATCGAAGGTAAAATTAGCATTGTTAGAAATCCAATGTCTAAATTTCTTTTAGAACTATCTGTTTGA
- a CDS encoding SRPBCC family protein, with the protein MKLESNETINPELDLVLERIVEVPVEMVWNAWTKPEQLKQWFTPVPWKTIDCRIDLKPGGEFYTLMQSPEGNQFPNNGCFLEVVPLEKLVFTDSLLSGFRPSGNSFMTAFVTMESIGTATKYKAIAKHKDPETKKQHEDMGFMDGWGTALDQLVAFTKTLPR; encoded by the coding sequence ATGAAGTTAGAATCAAATGAAACAATCAATCCCGAATTGGATTTGGTGTTGGAAAGAATCGTTGAAGTACCAGTGGAAATGGTTTGGAATGCTTGGACAAAGCCAGAGCAGTTAAAACAGTGGTTTACTCCTGTTCCATGGAAAACAATTGATTGTCGAATCGATTTAAAACCTGGTGGCGAGTTTTACACTTTGATGCAATCACCTGAAGGCAACCAATTTCCAAATAACGGCTGTTTTCTGGAAGTGGTTCCGCTAGAAAAATTGGTTTTCACCGACAGCCTACTTTCAGGTTTTAGGCCTTCTGGAAATAGTTTCATGACTGCATTTGTTACAATGGAATCAATTGGAACTGCGACAAAATATAAAGCAATTGCCAAACATAAAGACCCTGAAACAAAAAAACAACATGAAGACATGGGCTTTATGGATGGATGGGGTACTGCCTTAGACCAACTAGTGGCATTTACAAAAACATTACCAAGATAA
- a CDS encoding ArsR/SmtB family transcription factor encodes MVKRNYSIDVVLHALSDPTRRQVIERLGIGPTSVSDLASPFSMAMPSFMQHLDILESSQLIYTEKVGRVRICYLNQNPFSVMENWLQVQKSQWETRLNQLDSFLLKTRGKT; translated from the coding sequence ATGGTCAAAAGGAACTACAGCATTGATGTTGTTTTGCATGCCTTATCAGATCCGACAAGGCGACAAGTCATCGAGCGTTTAGGAATAGGACCAACAAGTGTGAGTGATTTGGCTTCGCCATTTTCGATGGCAATGCCTTCTTTTATGCAACACTTGGATATTTTGGAATCTTCCCAACTGATCTATACGGAAAAAGTAGGAAGGGTTCGGATTTGTTATTTGAACCAAAATCCATTTTCAGTTATGGAAAATTGGTTACAGGTACAAAAGTCACAATGGGAAACTAGGTTAAACCAATTGGACTCATTTTTATTAAAAACGCGGGGGAAAACATGA
- a CDS encoding nitrilase-related carbon-nitrogen hydrolase, producing MKYFDQKWFLLLVGGLLIGFTGMNWNIPIFVWVAMVPFLRYMRLGYSVWTLFFVMTLFQTLSTMRIVSEPFHIMIAVLSGIQSGIVFTLLLWIWNQLRVKFSNQLSSILNFSFLFMITEWIGGSFSELGVWGMFANSQINNLILIQSASLFGATGISFLIYFVNGSIEQTLSDFLSTKKISKSSFLFLFTSCFLLIGLYFYGTFRLTIPIEGKSIKVGTVTSKMEIQTMWSDPLQNQKNTEIVLNRTKQAADEGAEVVVWNEGAILVNRKDEDSFLKRVSSLALENKIEIIAAYIIPLKENEFFMENQLHWVGKDGTFRQIYFKQFIPPGEAISHIPSEIKALDLGWGKVSVAICYDFDNLKLTKKHGELGTGISLIPASDWKGINPFHTEMAALRGIENGSSIVRSTRGGLSGIYDAYGRAKGTLDYFEENDGVLVASVPTIQTSTVYNLFGNWMVGIGSFYFLLGSIFIVVHVLKNKN from the coding sequence ATGAAGTATTTTGATCAAAAATGGTTTTTGTTGTTGGTAGGTGGACTATTGATAGGGTTCACAGGGATGAATTGGAACATACCCATTTTTGTTTGGGTTGCAATGGTTCCTTTTTTGCGTTACATGCGACTTGGATACTCTGTTTGGACTTTGTTCTTTGTTATGACATTGTTTCAAACGTTATCTACAATGAGAATCGTTTCAGAGCCATTTCATATTATGATTGCTGTGCTATCTGGAATTCAAAGTGGGATCGTTTTTACACTGTTACTTTGGATTTGGAACCAACTTCGGGTAAAATTCTCGAATCAATTGTCATCTATTTTAAATTTTTCATTTCTTTTTATGATCACAGAATGGATTGGAGGTTCCTTCTCCGAGTTAGGTGTTTGGGGAATGTTTGCAAATAGCCAAATTAACAATTTAATTTTGATACAATCGGCTTCGTTGTTTGGTGCCACTGGAATTAGTTTTTTAATTTATTTTGTGAACGGAAGTATAGAACAAACTTTATCTGATTTCCTTTCGACTAAAAAAATTTCAAAATCATCCTTTCTTTTTCTTTTTACCTCTTGTTTTCTCTTGATCGGTTTGTATTTTTATGGTACGTTCCGTTTGACCATACCGATTGAAGGAAAAAGTATAAAAGTAGGCACTGTGACATCCAAAATGGAAATTCAAACCATGTGGTCAGATCCTTTACAGAATCAAAAAAATACTGAAATTGTTTTAAATCGCACCAAACAAGCCGCAGATGAAGGTGCAGAGGTAGTTGTTTGGAATGAAGGAGCAATTCTCGTCAATCGAAAGGATGAGGATTCCTTTCTGAAAAGAGTAAGCTCTCTTGCCTTAGAAAATAAAATCGAAATCATTGCCGCCTACATTATTCCTTTAAAGGAAAATGAATTTTTTATGGAAAACCAATTGCATTGGGTTGGAAAAGACGGAACCTTTCGCCAAATTTATTTCAAACAATTCATTCCACCGGGAGAAGCAATCTCCCATATTCCTTCCGAAATCAAAGCCCTTGATTTGGGTTGGGGAAAAGTTTCTGTTGCCATCTGTTATGATTTCGATAATCTCAAATTAACTAAAAAACATGGAGAATTGGGAACAGGAATTAGTTTGATCCCTGCTTCTGATTGGAAAGGAATCAATCCATTTCATACGGAAATGGCTGCTCTCCGAGGGATAGAAAATGGTTCTTCCATTGTTCGTTCCACTCGAGGAGGTTTGTCAGGAATTTATGATGCTTACGGGCGCGCCAAAGGTACACTCGATTATTTTGAAGAAAATGATGGGGTGCTTGTCGCCTCTGTTCCAACAATCCAAACCTCTACAGTTTACAATCTATTTGGAAATTGGATGGTGGGGATTGGCTCATTCTATTTTCTTTTAGGCAGTATTTTCATTGTAGTGCATGTACTAAAGAATAAAAACTAA
- a CDS encoding 1-acyl-sn-glycerol-3-phosphate acyltransferase, with translation MGQLQFFVVLCYSIPFLVILFPIGLSFSYIFKITGLDRWSNRINNYLGYFWYRSFFLLTGRTLEFKQGNWDPNGNNRFLICNHTNAMEVPLIVALPYLSNSKDVKLSYLGGDIIQRYKIIPLMMHKTIVEAVIYSEKKPNFRNFKTDVLRVLKTRSIFLYPEGERTFTEEIKPFQTGVMKIAYKFDVDLDVFVVSGMMGYSNLPEYSYLKKTKTVYFHFCGSIKAKDFSTFESYLSEAETLMRNKKKEIEELEKAAVIA, from the coding sequence ATGGGCCAACTCCAATTCTTCGTGGTATTGTGTTATTCAATTCCATTTCTAGTGATTCTTTTTCCTATCGGTTTGTCTTTCTCTTACATCTTTAAGATCACAGGTCTTGATCGCTGGTCGAATCGGATCAATAATTATCTGGGATATTTTTGGTATCGTTCTTTTTTCCTACTCACAGGTAGAACTTTAGAATTCAAACAAGGCAACTGGGACCCTAATGGGAACAATCGCTTTTTAATTTGTAATCATACAAATGCGATGGAAGTCCCACTCATCGTTGCTCTTCCTTATTTATCGAATTCAAAAGATGTAAAGTTATCTTATTTAGGTGGAGATATCATTCAAAGGTATAAAATCATTCCACTTATGATGCATAAGACGATTGTAGAAGCAGTGATCTATTCTGAAAAAAAACCGAATTTCAGAAATTTCAAAACTGATGTTCTCAGAGTTTTAAAAACAAGGTCTATCTTTTTGTATCCGGAAGGAGAAAGGACTTTTACAGAAGAAATCAAACCGTTTCAAACTGGTGTGATGAAGATTGCATATAAATTTGATGTTGATTTGGATGTATTTGTTGTTAGCGGGATGATGGGGTATTCCAACCTTCCCGAATACTCTTATTTGAAAAAAACAAAAACTGTATATTTTCATTTTTGTGGTTCCATTAAAGCAAAAGATTTTTCTACTTTTGAATCATATTTATCAGAAGCAGAAACACTTATGAGAAATAAAAAGAAGGAAATTGAAGAGCTGGAAAAAGCTGCCGTTATTGCTTAA